One segment of Streptomyces sp. NBC_01463 DNA contains the following:
- a CDS encoding DUF6204 family protein, protein MSTQHTYRVIVRGTWEGLTDEARERLLAEVEQHGLAAMQFSEEGSLTYDRVLKHFSFRYVVVSDAQDGDEMAAAIAEDRAQTALRKAGYGHGELRSTATDMDTMKINYKGRRGPGTV, encoded by the coding sequence ATGAGCACGCAGCACACCTACCGAGTGATCGTGCGCGGCACGTGGGAGGGGCTGACGGACGAGGCGCGCGAGCGGCTGCTGGCCGAGGTCGAGCAGCACGGGCTGGCCGCGATGCAGTTCAGCGAGGAGGGTTCGCTGACCTACGACCGGGTGCTCAAACACTTCAGCTTCCGCTACGTGGTCGTGTCGGACGCGCAGGACGGTGACGAGATGGCGGCCGCGATCGCCGAGGACCGCGCGCAGACGGCGCTGCGGAAGGCCGGTTACGGCCACGGCGAGCTGCGGTCGACGGCGACGGACATGGACACGATGAAGATCAATTACAAGGGGCGGCGGGGGCCGGGGACGGTGTGA
- a CDS encoding DUF5107 domain-containing protein, producing the protein MATTVRRTVLTLPAAAPGPENPLPALRPLDEMHVVDDRDRAALPRDMARQIGHEPLATVLPVRILDGYGRERTPTDLDAIVIENDRLRATVLPGLGGRVHSLFHKPTGRDLVYANPVLQPADFALNGAWFSGGIEWNIGATGHTTLSCAPVHAARVPAPDGGEMVRLWEWERLRDLPFQVDLWLPEDSDFLHVGVRIRNPHEHPAPVYWWSNIAVPEGERTRVLAPADEAWHFGYERTLTRVPVPESGGVDRTYPLRGDFPADYFYEVPDGARRWIASLDEDGHGLVQTSTDLLRGRKLFLWGSGPGGRRWQEWLTEPGTAGYAEIQAGLARTQLEHVPLEPGGEFSWLESYGPLAADPATVHGDDWAAARAETEQRLAAVLPRADVDAAYRAWRRCADTEPGEVLATGSGWGALEVRRAGYKLPGTPFAESTLGEQQAPWLELLEQGSFPEPRRVAPPGPTLVSPHWRDMLETASAEPLTEYHLGVAQWHSDDRAQAVRSWERGLALAPSRWPLLRCLAVAAQESGQQDRAADHYAEAFDDLCAERRDDGESWSAATAALGREAIEAQLTAGRTAEARTVWDGLLPELRLRGRFRLLEARLLIAEGDRAAARALFDAGLEVADLREGAEILDEVWAELTDEPLPDAYNYRMRPRE; encoded by the coding sequence TTGGCCACCACCGTACGACGTACCGTCCTGACCCTGCCTGCGGCGGCGCCGGGGCCGGAGAATCCGCTGCCCGCGCTGCGGCCGCTGGACGAGATGCATGTCGTCGACGACCGCGACCGGGCGGCCCTGCCCCGTGACATGGCCCGGCAGATCGGGCACGAACCGCTCGCCACCGTCCTTCCCGTGCGCATCCTCGACGGCTACGGACGCGAGCGCACCCCGACCGACCTCGACGCGATCGTCATCGAGAACGACCGGCTGCGCGCCACCGTCCTGCCCGGACTCGGCGGACGCGTCCACTCCCTCTTCCACAAGCCGACCGGCCGCGACCTCGTCTACGCCAACCCCGTGCTCCAGCCCGCCGACTTCGCACTCAACGGCGCCTGGTTCTCCGGCGGCATCGAGTGGAACATCGGCGCGACCGGCCACACCACCCTGTCCTGCGCCCCGGTGCACGCCGCCCGCGTCCCGGCGCCCGACGGTGGCGAGATGGTCCGGCTCTGGGAGTGGGAGCGGCTGCGCGACCTGCCGTTCCAGGTCGACCTGTGGCTGCCCGAGGACTCCGACTTCCTCCACGTCGGCGTGCGGATACGCAACCCGCACGAGCACCCCGCCCCCGTCTACTGGTGGTCCAACATCGCCGTCCCGGAGGGCGAGCGCACCCGGGTGCTGGCACCGGCCGACGAGGCCTGGCACTTCGGCTACGAACGGACGCTGACCCGGGTCCCGGTCCCCGAGTCCGGCGGAGTCGACCGTACGTACCCGCTGCGCGGCGACTTCCCCGCCGACTACTTCTACGAGGTGCCCGACGGCGCCCGCCGCTGGATCGCCTCGCTCGACGAGGACGGCCACGGGCTCGTCCAGACCTCCACCGATCTGCTCCGGGGCCGCAAGCTGTTCCTCTGGGGCAGCGGGCCCGGCGGCCGCCGCTGGCAGGAGTGGCTCACCGAGCCCGGCACGGCCGGCTACGCGGAGATCCAGGCAGGACTCGCCCGCACCCAGCTGGAACACGTACCGCTGGAGCCGGGCGGCGAGTTCAGCTGGCTGGAGTCGTACGGGCCGCTGGCCGCGGACCCCGCGACCGTGCACGGCGACGACTGGGCGGCAGCCCGCGCCGAGACGGAGCAGCGGCTCGCGGCGGTGCTCCCGCGTGCCGACGTGGACGCCGCGTACCGGGCCTGGCGGCGCTGCGCCGACACGGAACCGGGCGAGGTCCTCGCCACCGGTTCGGGCTGGGGCGCCCTCGAGGTGCGGCGCGCCGGGTACAAGCTGCCCGGCACCCCGTTCGCGGAGTCCACGCTCGGCGAACAGCAGGCCCCCTGGCTGGAACTGCTGGAACAGGGCTCGTTCCCCGAACCCCGCCGCGTCGCTCCGCCCGGGCCCACCCTCGTCTCCCCGCACTGGCGCGACATGCTGGAGACGGCATCCGCCGAACCGCTCACCGAATACCACCTCGGCGTCGCCCAGTGGCACTCCGACGACCGGGCGCAGGCGGTCCGCAGCTGGGAGCGCGGTCTCGCGCTCGCCCCGTCGCGCTGGCCGCTGCTGCGCTGTCTCGCCGTCGCGGCCCAGGAGAGCGGCCAGCAGGACCGCGCGGCCGATCACTACGCGGAGGCGTTCGACGACCTGTGCGCGGAGCGCCGCGACGACGGCGAGAGCTGGTCCGCCGCCACGGCCGCCCTCGGCCGGGAGGCGATCGAGGCACAGCTGACGGCGGGCCGCACCGCCGAGGCGCGCACGGTCTGGGACGGCCTGCTGCCGGAGCTGCGCCTCCGGGGCCGCTTCCGCCTCCTGGAGGCGCGCCTCCTGATCGCGGAGGGGGACCGGGCGGCGGCCCGCGCCCTGTTCGACGCGGGACTCGAGGTCGCCGACCTCCGGGAGGGCGCCGAGATCCTGGACGAGGTGTGGGCCGAACTCACCGACGAGCCGCTGCCGGACGCGTACAACTACCGGATGCGGCCGCGGGAGTGA